Part of the Flavobacterium alkalisoli genome is shown below.
GAACATCCAGCGAAATGTTGATAATACGGATACGCTTAAGCGCTGTTACCTCATAGCCTAAAAATTCGCACATACGCCTGATTTGCCTGTTAAGCCCCTGGGTAAGTACTATCCTGAAAATGTATTTGCTTATCTGTTCAACCTTACATTTTCGGGTGATAGTGTCCAGTATAGGTACTCCATTGCTCATTCGCTGAATAAAACGATCGGTTATGGGTTTGTTTACAGTAACCACATATTCTTTTTCGTGATTGTTTCTGGCTCTGAGAATCTTGTTTACTATATCGCCGTCATCAGTCATGAAAATAAGCCCTTCACTTGCTTTGTCAAGTCGTCCGATGGGAAATATGCGGGTAGGATAATTGATAAAGTCGACTATGTTGTTTTTTACCTCCGGATTGGTGGTACATTCAATACCTACAGGTTTGTTGAAAGCAAGGTATATGTTTTTACCTCTTTTTTCGGTAATAAGCTTTCCGTCTATACGTACTTCGTCGTCCTGGCTCACTTTAGTTCCCATTTCCGGAACTACTCCGTTTATGGTTACACGTCCTTCCTCGATTAGTTTGTCGGCTTCCCTACGGGAACAATAGCCGGTTTCCGAAATAAATTTATTTAAACGTTTAAGCTCTTCCATTGTGCAAAGATAAGGTTTATTCTATGCTTATTTCTCAAAAAGGAAAGTGTAGATTTTTTTATACAGCTCGTCGTCATGCATGCTGTGGCCTAAACCTTTTGTTACAACAAATTCGACATTAGGCCATGCTTCGGCAATTTTTTTTCCTTCTTTAAATGATACAACTTCGTCTTTTACATCATGCGCAACAAAACCTTTTACCTTTATTTGAGAGGCAAATATACTCCCTGAAAATTCGTCGGTTTTTATTCTGAAGTGTTTAAAGAAATGCTTTTTAAGTAGCTGGATTACATTAAGGTTCAGGCTTAACATACCTGCATAGTTTTTAAGCAATGTGTTTAGGTCGCTTGGTGCTCCCAGTATTACCATTTTTTCTATGTTGTCGTTAGGGTAATAAAACTGATAGTGCAGGGCAGTGGCACCGCCCATTGAGTGGCCTACCATGTATTGTGGCTCAAGTTTTTTTACCACGATGTCTAAAAACTCTGAGTAACGAGGTACACTAAACTCATGTCCGGAAGAAAGTCCGTGTGCAGGAGCATCAACTGCTATAATGGTGCATCCGGCCTTTTTAAGGTAGGGGATAAAAAGTTCCCAGCGTGAGGCATTGCTTTCCCAGCCATGTACCAGTAATACTTTAGTGTGGTTGCCTTTCCATACATAAGTCTGGAAAATGAAATTATCATGGGTGATAATTTCGGCTTCGGCTTCTTTTAAAATATCGGGAAGGCTTTCTTTAGAAAGTCTGCCATCGCGGGGTTCGCTAAAAAATTTATAGGCTAGCCTGCTTGCTTTTTGCGGAGCAATATAACTGAGAATATTTATGTAAAGTCCTATGGATTTTGACAGGAAAAAAGTAATCAGTTTCTGCATGGCGGTTAAAAAAGCCCCGCAATGCGGGGCTTAGTAATTATAATTTTGCGAACAGTTGTTCCATTTTTTCTTTTTCTTCATCAGCAAGCATGCTGTCTACTAAAATCCTTCCGCTATGCTCATCAGTAATGATCTTTTTGCGTGAAGCGATTTCCATTTGCGTTTGTGGCGGGATGGTAAAGAAAGATCCGGCAGAAGCACCTCTTTCAATAGATACTACAGCAAGCCCGTTTCTTACGCTGGTGCGTATTCTTTTGTAAGCAGCAAGTAGTCTTTCTTCAATTTGTGCCTGATATTCAGCTGATTTTTCAATAAGGAAATTTTCCTCTTTTTCAGTTTCAGCCATGATAGCATCAAGCTCAGATTTTTTATGGTTAAGGTGGCTCTTTTTAGCCTCAAGTCTGTCGTGAGACTGACTGATAACCTCTTTTTTGTGTTCAATAGAGGCTTTCATTTCCTTAATGTGCTTTTCAGCAAGCTGGATTTCAAGTTCCTGGAATTCAATCTCTTTGGTTAATGAGTTAAATTCACGATTGTTGCGAACATTCTTTTGCTGCTCAGTATACTTCTTGATAGCAGATTTGTGCTCGTCAATGGCATTTTTCTTTTCCTTGATTTGCTCTTCAATAGATTCAAGGTCGCTTTTAAGTTTGTCAAGCCTTGTACTTAATCCTGCTACTTCATCTTCAAGATCTTCCACTTCCAGCGGAAGCTCTCCTCTTACATTTCTGATTTCGTCTATTCTTGAATCAATTAACTGTAGATCATAAAGTGCTCTTAACTTGTCTTCAACACTTAATTCCTTGGTATTCGCCATATTTATA
Proteins encoded:
- a CDS encoding zinc ribbon domain-containing protein, coding for MANTKELSVEDKLRALYDLQLIDSRIDEIRNVRGELPLEVEDLEDEVAGLSTRLDKLKSDLESIEEQIKEKKNAIDEHKSAIKKYTEQQKNVRNNREFNSLTKEIEFQELEIQLAEKHIKEMKASIEHKKEVISQSHDRLEAKKSHLNHKKSELDAIMAETEKEENFLIEKSAEYQAQIEERLLAAYKRIRTSVRNGLAVVSIERGASAGSFFTIPPQTQMEIASRKKIITDEHSGRILVDSMLADEEKEKMEQLFAKL
- a CDS encoding alpha/beta hydrolase, with the translated sequence MQKLITFFLSKSIGLYINILSYIAPQKASRLAYKFFSEPRDGRLSKESLPDILKEAEAEIITHDNFIFQTYVWKGNHTKVLLVHGWESNASRWELFIPYLKKAGCTIIAVDAPAHGLSSGHEFSVPRYSEFLDIVVKKLEPQYMVGHSMGGATALHYQFYYPNDNIEKMVILGAPSDLNTLLKNYAGMLSLNLNVIQLLKKHFFKHFRIKTDEFSGSIFASQIKVKGFVAHDVKDEVVSFKEGKKIAEAWPNVEFVVTKGLGHSMHDDELYKKIYTFLFEK
- the rluF gene encoding 23S rRNA pseudouridine(2604) synthase RluF, whose protein sequence is MEELKRLNKFISETGYCSRREADKLIEEGRVTINGVVPEMGTKVSQDDEVRIDGKLITEKRGKNIYLAFNKPVGIECTTNPEVKNNIVDFINYPTRIFPIGRLDKASEGLIFMTDDGDIVNKILRARNNHEKEYVVTVNKPITDRFIQRMSNGVPILDTITRKCKVEQISKYIFRIVLTQGLNRQIRRMCEFLGYEVTALKRIRIINISLDVPVGRYRELTPSEIKELNKLIEPSSKTEEASLPKPEVKRPFNSSSRPKPNNSGNNRNRDNFRKRK